The genome window TTCTCACCTAATATGAGTGGTTCTCTTATTGCAGCTTCTTTGAACATCTATGGCTCGTTTTACGCTTGATTTTCTTCTCTGTTCCTGACCTTGACCATGTATGAGATACTAGGTCGGGTCCCAACCTCTTCCAAGGCCAGATAAGAACGTTTGTTTCCTTTCCGCTTACTGATCATAGAATCCTCGTCATTCATATCACCGAAGGTGATGCAATCGTTCGGACAGACTTCTGAACAGGCGGTCTGTATACTACCATCAGGTACGGGAGTACCGTTGATCTTGGCATCCAACTTACCGGCCTGGATACGCTGCATACACATGCTGCACTTCTCCATCACCCCTCGCGAGCGCACTGTCACATCCGGATTGAGCACCATTCTTCCTGTCCAATCCTGAGTTGGATTGACCTCGGTGAACTTGGCATAGGCCTTATAATTGAACCAGTTGAATCTTCTGACCTTATATGGGCAGTTGTTCGCACAATATCTCGTACCGATGCACCTGTTATAGGTCATCTGATTGATTCCTTCACTAGAATGCGTAGTAGCAGCTACCGGACATACTGTCTCACATGGAGCGTGATTACAGTGCTGACACATCATAGGCATGTGCACCACGGATGGGTTTTCCGAAGGAATCTCCATCTGACGATACATCTCGATCTTGCTGAGGCCTTCTTCTGCTCCCTTCTCCTTGTCCATTCCTGAGGAGAAGTAGCGGTCGATACGGAGCCAGTGCATATCTCTTGATCTGCGTACCTCATCTTTACCTACCACCGGAACATTGTTCTCAGAATGGCAAGCCGTGATACATGCTCCACAACCTAGGCAGGACGACAGGTCGATACTCAGTCCCCACCAATGTCCGATATCCTCAATGGGATGCTCATCCCACAGATCCACTTCGGAGACCGGTTTCTGCACGATCTCCCCGTTCTCATGCATGGGCAATACATGGGGTGGATTGTAGACCTTGGAGTCTGCTGTCTGGAAAGTCTCAAGAGTGGTTTCTTTCAGGACCGATGTGCGGTCCATCAAGGTGTGGTGAGTCTGTGTAGATGCTATGGGCCATTCGGCTCCAGTAGCGGCTACAGATGCTCCACTTGCCGCATAGGAGAATGTATCCCCATTCATGGTGACCAATCGGAAGGCATTGGCCCCGATAGGCTTTCTCAGTCCATTGTCATCCAACTCATATCCACCGCGTTCCTTGATCAGGAATGCAGCTCTACCGATCTCCTCATCTCCTGCTCCACGGCCATACCCCAAAGCAATCCCTACGGTCCCTGATTTCTGTCCGGGAACGGGTACTGCAGGGAGTTCGAGGGCGACTCCATTGAGCGTGATCGTGACCACTGTAGCAGGAAGTTCTTCCCCCAGATGCATGTTGAATCCTTGGGCAGCAACATCCGCAGGTGAGAGTGTCGCATAGTTATCCCAGCATATCTTAGTGATGGGATCAGGCAATTCCTGCAACCATGGATTGGTCGCATGAGAACCGGTGCCTATCCCCACTTTGGTATAGAGGAACACTTCAATATCCTGAGCTGAAGCCGCTTGTTGCTGTACAGATGCCAAGGCAACTGAAATATCTGTAGCTGAGTCTCCTCCTTCTTCATCACTGGCCAGTGGACTAGAGTCAGGCATGGGAGTGTTCAGATCGACAGAACCGTTGTGCAAGGAGTAGTTCCAGAAATCGTCTCCAGACCTTTCACTCTGCATGGCCACCATGTCCGATGTCCAGTTCTCCTTAATGAAGTCGTGATAGCTTCCTTCATAACCCGACCACTTCAATATAGACTCTTGGAATTGTCTTGTATTGTTCAGTGGAGAAATGGTCGGTTGAGCCAATGCGTAGTGAGCACCTACCACATTGAAGTCATTCCAGGATTCCATGGCATGATGCGAAGGAAGGATGTGACTGCAATGCTTAGCGGTCTCATCCGCGTGCATGGAGAAAGAAATAGAAAGAGGCACTTTAGCAAGACCACTCACAAAGGCATCGGCCATAGGCGAATCATAGGCTGGATTGACGCCATGCATGAAAATAGCAGACACAGAGCCTGATTCCATGCGGCTGATAAGCGATTCGAAATCCTTTGCATTGCCATTGGACATCCGTACCGGACGATCCATGTCGATGGTCTGCCCGAAATTCCCAAGTGCTTCATTGATCGCGCTTGCGATCATCTGTACATGGGCATCATTACTCCCCGCGAGAACCAAGGATTCTCCAGCGGCCTTTTTCAAAGCTGAAGCAGCCCTGGATGTTGCATCAGAAAGCTCATTGGTGGCACCTTGTCCTGTGATGTGATTGTAGATAGCAGCTAGTGCAAGGCCTTCCTGGGAAGGTTTGATGGCTGTGCGATAGTCTGCATTGGATCCTGTCAAGGACATACCTGCTTCGAAGTGATGGTGCTGATTCATCCACTCACCTTCTGGCTTTCTGCGACTCCCGTAATCTGCCGTGTATTGAGCAGAAAGTGGATAGTCGTTCATGAAATCTGCACCTACTCCTACGATGACTTTGGCCTTGGAGAAATCACAGTATGGAATGACTGCTTTCCCAAAGGAGGCCTGATTGGCCTTTCTGATGCCTTCGAAAGAGCGTGGGTCGTACTGTACATGCGTAACTTCCGCTTCTGGGTAGGCTTTTGAGAACTTGGACATCGCCTTGAATGTACTCGGGCTGGCAATGCTCTCAGTCAAAAAGACAACTTCACCCGATGCTTCAGAAAGAGCTTTACGCACCACCTGATCGGCATCCTCCCACTTCAAGTCTGTTCCATCCTTATTTCTAGGTCCACTCAATCTGGTGCTGTCATAGAGGGACAGTACCGAAGAGTTGATACGCGCGTTGATGGCGCCCATTCCATGGTCAGGATTGCCTTTGATATAAATAGGTCTTCCTTCTCTGGTCTTGACCAGGATGGATGCGTAATCGTAGCCATCGAAATACGTGCTCGCGTAATAGGTCGGAAGACCCGGAGTCACCTCTTCCGGCTTATTGACGTAAGGTATGACCTTGGTCACTGGGGTCTCGCATGCAGCCAGTGTAGCTGCACCCACACTGAATCCGAGGAATTTGAGAAAATCCCTACGCCCTGTGCTTGCCTCACTAGCACCAGCACCAGTCACGAATTCCTCTACTGGTACTTCAGAAGTGAATTCATTATCTCGGGCCTGCTTGAACTCCTCCGTTTCGTGGAGTTCTTCCATCCCTGTCCAATATCTGTTGTCAGCTCCCATCGGGTCTAATTCTGATCTGATCAATAATGACACTTAGAACACTCCCAACCACCCAGCTCTTTGGCGGTGATCGCTCCATCTTCCAAATACTCTCTCAACAACTCGACTCCTTGGTCAGTACTTACCATACGGGCGTGTATCTCATCGTAATAGCCGTTTTCTGAACCACTTGCGGTCATCTGAGTGACGCTGGTCTCATTGTGACAATTGATACACCAACCCATGGTCAGTGAACTCACCTGCTCGACTACTTCCATCTCATCGACTTGACCATGACAGGTCTCGCACTCGAGGCCGGCCACCTTGACGTGTTGGGCATGATTGAAATATACATGGTCAGGAAGGTCGTGGACCTTGATCCATTCGATCGGTTCGGTGTCTCCAGTATATACGAAGTTCTCTACATCCCAACCGATGGCCTGGTAGATCTTGGCAATCTCGTCCTTCCCGTATTTCGGTCCTTCTTTGATGTACTTATGACAGTTCATGCAGACGTTGGCCGAAGGGATAAGCGGGGTCTTGCTCTTCTGAGCAGTGGAGTGGCAATACTGACACTCGATCTGATTCTCACCGGCATGCAGGGCATGGGAGAATTTGATCGGTTGATCCGGTTTGTAGTTCTCTACAACATCTTCTCCACCATACACACCTATGCGGGCCGCCCAATCCCATGCTGCTACGATGAGGAGCACCATGACGAAAATACCGATGATACTGACCAGGGTGCGGTTATCCCACATCCAAGCCTTCATGGCTTCTCCGTATCCTATCTCTTCCGGACTGCGACCTTCTTTGATGGCTTCCGCTACCTCCAATTGTCGTTTGACTCCGGAAAGTGAGAAGATCACAGCTATGAAGATCAGGCCAAAGACGAGCCACCACATCCAGGACATTCCTTGATCCTCAGACTCTTCACCACCTCCCTGTACCGCCACCACTTCTTCAGACACCACGGGGGGCACATATTCATTGATGTAGGTCAGGATATCTTCGATCTCGGTGTCATTCACGTTCTGCGCAGCCATCAGACCGAATCGGGCCTTGTATTCATTGACCAGACCGGTGACATAGGGGTCTCCAGTTGCGATCGCTGCGTTCGGATTCTTGATCCAGAGATAGAGGAGCTCCTCTTTTCCAGCCCAACGCTCAGTCACACCGGCCAATCCGGGTGCGGCATTGATCTCCTCTGTGGGATAATGGCATGAAGCACATTTGGCGTTGAATATCAGCTCACCATTGGCGTAATCGCCAGCCAAGAAGAACGAGGTCAAAAGGGTGAGTGCAAGGGAACTCAGTAACCGTTTCATTGTAAGAGTCCGAATGGACGGATGGTTCATAGGTCGTCTTGATTTTACACTCTTCTCCCGGACATGACAGGAGTCGATTATCGGGCGCAAATTTAACAAAGAGCCAATAGGGTGGAGAGGGCCTGTGCAAGCAATGAAATCTCTTTTGTTAATTTATACTCATTCTAAATAACGATGGCTCTTCTCAGCTGTAATCCTGTCCACATCTGACGAATTCACGGAGAGAATCATTAGCTACTGAAATCCTTCGATCTGTTGTGACTTCATGCCTTTCTGCCAGTCTGAACATCAAGGCACTATTTTTGGCGTTGCTTAGTTAAGAATTCGATCAGATCATGCGCATCCTTATCACACTATTGACCTTATCTATTGTGAGCACTTGTTTCTCTCAGGAGGATGAGGACTGGAGATTGTACCGCCCGAACAAGGGTGAGGTAGAAGAGAATGAGGAGATGCGTAGACCTGGTGGCGATGTCCCTATCTTGCGTGAGAAGGGTACTATACGGTACATACAGGATGAACGGATAACCGTAGTGGATGAATATCTGGTCTCCAATCCGATCAAGCAGGATGGATATCGGATCCAACTGATCTTCGGCTCGAGAGGCGAGGTATCCAATGCCCGCAGTCGATTCCTATCTCGTTTCCGCTATGCGGCCTATGAGACCTATCTGCCTCCCAATTTCAGATTACGAGTAGGCGATTTCATCAATCGATTCCAAGCGGAGAAAGCACTTCGGGATCTGCGAGGGAGCTTCCCCAATGCCTATATCGTCAGAGATAAGATAGAGGTACCTGAACAATTCAAGTGAGATCCAAAGAGTTGGACCGGTTCACGAGCAAGATGTAACGGTATCAGGTCTCGAGGGTCTGTTTGACCTCTACCTCTTCGAATGCTTCGATGTTGTCACCGACCTTGATATCATTGAAGTTCTCGACATTGAGTCCACATTCGTAGCCTTTGGCCACTTCTTTGACATCATCTTTGAAGCGCTTGAGTGACCCCAGTTTCCCAGTATAGATCACGATGCCATCCCGAATGACCCGCACCTGATTGTTGCGATAGATCTTTCCATCCAATACGAAACAACCTGCGATCGTCCCGACTTTGGAGATCTTGAAGATATCACGCACTTCTGCGGTACCCACGATGTTCTCCTCGATCTTGGCCGACAACATGCCTTCCATAGCATCTTTGACTTCTTCGATAGCATCGTAGATGACCGAGTAGAGTTTGATCTGGACCTCTTCTTTCTCTGCCATCCTGCGCGCAATGGCCGAAGGACGTACTTGGAATCCGATGATGATCGCATCTGAAGCAGAAGCAAGCAAAACATCAGACTCTGAGATCTGACCTATGGCCTTGTGAATGATCTTCACTTGGACCTTATCGGTAGACAGCTTCTGCAAGGAATCCGTCAGAGCCTCGATGGATCCATCCACGTCTCCTTTGAGGATGATGTTGAGCTCTTTGAATTCTCCGAGAGCGATCCTACGACCGATCTCATCCAGAGTGATGTGACGCTGGGTCCTGACTCCTTGCTCACGCTGCAGCTGCATACGTTTGTTTGCAATGGATTTTGCCTCCTTCTCATCGTCCAGTACGTGGAATCTATCACCGGCATTGGGTGCTCCATTCATTCCTAACACGATGACTGGCGCGGCCGGTCCGGCTTCTTCGATATTGTTTCCGCGCTCATTGAACATGGCTTTGACCTTTCCGAAGAATTGGCCTGCTACCATGGTATCTCCTACCCGCATGGTCCCTCCTTCCACGATCATGGTACATACGTACCCTCTTCCTTTATCCAGAGAGGATTCGATCACCGTACCTACGGCATTTTTCTCAGGATTGGCCTTAAGCTCGAGCATCTCAGCTTCCAAGAGCACCTTTTCCATGAGCTCTTCCACATTGGTCCCGTTCTTGGCCGAGATCTCTTGAGACTGGAACTTTCCTCCCCAGTCTTCCACCAGGATGTTCATACCAGATAGCTCTTCGCGGATCTTGTCTGCGTTGGCTCCGGGTTTATCCATTTTATTGAAGGCGAAGACCATAGGCACCTCGGCCGCTTGGGCGTGATTGATCGCCTCACGGGTCTGTGGCATCACGCTATCATCTGCTGCGATGACGATGATCGCCACATCGGTCACTTGGGCTCCACGTGCACGCATGGCGGTAAAGGCCTCGTGACCCGGAGTATCCAGGAACGTGATGCTCTTGCCATTCTCCATTTTCACTTGGTATGCACCGATATGCTGCGTGATTCCTCCGGCTTCTCCTGCGATGACATTGGCCTTACGCACATGGTCGAGCAAGGAGGTCTTACCGTGGTCAACGTGTCCCATCACTGTGACGATAGGTGGTCTGGAAGAAAGGTCTTCTTCCTTATCCTCTTCTACAGTAATGGCCTCTTGAATCTCAGCAGCTACGAATTCGACCGTATAGCCGAATTCTTCAGCAATGACTGTGATGGTCTCTGCATCTAGACGCTGATTGATGGATACGAGTATACCCAAGGTCATACATGCAGAAATAACTTCTGTGGCCGGAACATTCATCATGATGGCCAACTCGGAAACAGATACGAACTCGGTGAGTTTGAGTACCTTTTCTTCTTCCTTCGCCCGCTCTATCTCCTCTTCAGTACGCTGAGCGACCGCTTCTCTTTTAGCACGTCTGAGTTTGGCAGATGTCTTC of Flavobacteriales bacterium contains these proteins:
- the infB gene encoding translation initiation factor IF-2, translating into MADKAVRLSKAAREVNLGLQHVVEFLSEKGFEVEAKPNTKLSPEMYELLLDEFQADRQIKEESRSQTVTEPVVRETIAIKTAEKKEAEKAARQAAKEAEEKAEEKAKETETVKAKAEIEKPKVVTKIDLEPKPKKKAEEKKEEEAPAPAPEAKEEPKPEEEAEEKKTIGSVAGIKEESVEEEEEPETVKAQADKLKGTTVLGKIELPVEKEKPKRKRKRIVKPKVDVDQVGKQTKKGGAKGGSRTKTEISEEEIQKEIKETLARLSSKGKKTSAKLRRAKREAVAQRTEEEIERAKEEEKVLKLTEFVSVSELAIMMNVPATEVISACMTLGILVSINQRLDAETITVIAEEFGYTVEFVAAEIQEAITVEEDKEEDLSSRPPIVTVMGHVDHGKTSLLDHVRKANVIAGEAGGITQHIGAYQVKMENGKSITFLDTPGHEAFTAMRARGAQVTDVAIIVIAADDSVMPQTREAINHAQAAEVPMVFAFNKMDKPGANADKIREELSGMNILVEDWGGKFQSQEISAKNGTNVEELMEKVLLEAEMLELKANPEKNAVGTVIESSLDKGRGYVCTMIVEGGTMRVGDTMVAGQFFGKVKAMFNERGNNIEEAGPAAPVIVLGMNGAPNAGDRFHVLDDEKEAKSIANKRMQLQREQGVRTQRHITLDEIGRRIALGEFKELNIILKGDVDGSIEALTDSLQKLSTDKVQVKIIHKAIGQISESDVLLASASDAIIIGFQVRPSAIARRMAEKEEVQIKLYSVIYDAIEEVKDAMEGMLSAKIEENIVGTAEVRDIFKISKVGTIAGCFVLDGKIYRNNQVRVIRDGIVIYTGKLGSLKRFKDDVKEVAKGYECGLNVENFNDIKVGDNIEAFEEVEVKQTLET
- a CDS encoding SPOR domain-containing protein → MRILITLLTLSIVSTCFSQEDEDWRLYRPNKGEVEENEEMRRPGGDVPILREKGTIRYIQDERITVVDEYLVSNPIKQDGYRIQLIFGSRGEVSNARSRFLSRFRYAAYETYLPPNFRLRVGDFINRFQAEKALRDLRGSFPNAYIVRDKIEVPEQFK
- a CDS encoding TAT-variant-translocated molybdopterin oxidoreductase, whose protein sequence is MEELHETEEFKQARDNEFTSEVPVEEFVTGAGASEASTGRRDFLKFLGFSVGAATLAACETPVTKVIPYVNKPEEVTPGLPTYYASTYFDGYDYASILVKTREGRPIYIKGNPDHGMGAINARINSSVLSLYDSTRLSGPRNKDGTDLKWEDADQVVRKALSEASGEVVFLTESIASPSTFKAMSKFSKAYPEAEVTHVQYDPRSFEGIRKANQASFGKAVIPYCDFSKAKVIVGVGADFMNDYPLSAQYTADYGSRRKPEGEWMNQHHHFEAGMSLTGSNADYRTAIKPSQEGLALAAIYNHITGQGATNELSDATSRAASALKKAAGESLVLAGSNDAHVQMIASAINEALGNFGQTIDMDRPVRMSNGNAKDFESLISRMESGSVSAIFMHGVNPAYDSPMADAFVSGLAKVPLSISFSMHADETAKHCSHILPSHHAMESWNDFNVVGAHYALAQPTISPLNNTRQFQESILKWSGYEGSYHDFIKENWTSDMVAMQSERSGDDFWNYSLHNGSVDLNTPMPDSSPLASDEEGGDSATDISVALASVQQQAASAQDIEVFLYTKVGIGTGSHATNPWLQELPDPITKICWDNYATLSPADVAAQGFNMHLGEELPATVVTITLNGVALELPAVPVPGQKSGTVGIALGYGRGAGDEEIGRAAFLIKERGGYELDDNGLRKPIGANAFRLVTMNGDTFSYAASGASVAATGAEWPIASTQTHHTLMDRTSVLKETTLETFQTADSKVYNPPHVLPMHENGEIVQKPVSEVDLWDEHPIEDIGHWWGLSIDLSSCLGCGACITACHSENNVPVVGKDEVRRSRDMHWLRIDRYFSSGMDKEKGAEEGLSKIEMYRQMEIPSENPSVVHMPMMCQHCNHAPCETVCPVAATTHSSEGINQMTYNRCIGTRYCANNCPYKVRRFNWFNYKAYAKFTEVNPTQDWTGRMVLNPDVTVRSRGVMEKCSMCMQRIQAGKLDAKINGTPVPDGSIQTACSEVCPNDCITFGDMNDEDSMISKRKGNKRSYLALEEVGTRPSISYMVKVRNREENQA
- a CDS encoding c-type cytochrome, whose amino-acid sequence is MKRLLSSLALTLLTSFFLAGDYANGELIFNAKCASCHYPTEEINAAPGLAGVTERWAGKEELLYLWIKNPNAAIATGDPYVTGLVNEYKARFGLMAAQNVNDTEIEDILTYINEYVPPVVSEEVVAVQGGGEESEDQGMSWMWWLVFGLIFIAVIFSLSGVKRQLEVAEAIKEGRSPEEIGYGEAMKAWMWDNRTLVSIIGIFVMVLLIVAAWDWAARIGVYGGEDVVENYKPDQPIKFSHALHAGENQIECQYCHSTAQKSKTPLIPSANVCMNCHKYIKEGPKYGKDEIAKIYQAIGWDVENFVYTGDTEPIEWIKVHDLPDHVYFNHAQHVKVAGLECETCHGQVDEMEVVEQVSSLTMGWCINCHNETSVTQMTASGSENGYYDEIHARMVSTDQGVELLREYLEDGAITAKELGGWECSKCHY